A part of Geoanaerobacter pelophilus genomic DNA contains:
- the glnE gene encoding bifunctional [glutamate--ammonia ligase]-adenylyl-L-tyrosine phosphorylase/[glutamate--ammonia-ligase] adenylyltransferase, protein MSPVADFISKLSGIFLEPVSPESDQQLIELLEARGFVFAARSTANLRLLAEIFPQETLIAITVQSLSASLPDMAINGLERVAAVVLHDHLRTVCSVKSRLNQLLNICGASPFLTNTLCRDPSYFENLFIGKRIDRPRQPGELLATLKGMVGDSADYPALLPLLRRFKYAEVLRIAGRDLSGLAPLEEVTLELTQLAEATLSVAHDVARRSLVAEHGEPLMETAQGKVSAELTILGMGKLGGQELNFSSDIDIICLYSSDSGETEGIDDGNGGRSGVISLHAFFVKQSEMIAKAISHVTDDGFVFRVDLGLRPEGKGGDLAISLRSAEVYYELWGQSWERSAMLKARPVAGSLELGEKFLNAIEPFIYRKYLDYNLIEDMMGMKKKIDASLAREREGEYNIKLGRGGIREIEFFIQALQLVYAGKNKALRERNSLKALDVLRNARIIRDDDHHDLCEAYRFLRTVEHRIQVVQERQTHSLPRKDDEYAALARRCGFLRSNGVERFRQTLESHRGNVSAIYGGLFLERDQKLHEEVSPEVYTFFDHRADSDLIKDMLAERRFESVDTAYNNLLILRDGPLRANLTERARRILEKIAPLLLQEIFASPDPDMALSNLERFLSAVGSRSTFYALLAENRQVLKLLVSLFGVSEFLSKIFIGHPEILDSMVAKTYASALKEPDFMKEELTSLLDKAVDFEESLDIIRRYRHEEFLRIGMNDIYGKFGQTEIATQLTNLAEVCLAAAFDLAQKELTRFGNPQYTDVNGTSVPASFAILAMGKMGGRELNYHSDLDIIYIYDHQGYTDGEKQISNHEYFAKLGQKIIMILTTQTREGYVYKIDTRLRPSGNAGPLVTSLESFRDYHRRESQVWERQALTKSRVVLGDELLADSIDEVVRQSVYGSGIEGSVRQEIHRLRMRMENEIARESEGNYNIKTGRGGMVDVEFIVQYLQLGHGHTIPDIRNTNTLVSLKALRANGVLSPEDGESLIDGYKFLRRLENRLRIIHDYSMNDLGGSKSYLNKLALRLGYDPKLKNPGEALMKEYELVTDSVREVYARILGDE, encoded by the coding sequence ATGAGCCCGGTAGCGGACTTTATCAGCAAGCTCTCCGGTATCTTCCTGGAACCTGTTTCGCCGGAGTCAGACCAGCAACTGATTGAACTCCTGGAGGCCCGCGGTTTCGTCTTTGCCGCCAGGTCAACGGCAAATCTTCGGCTGCTTGCGGAAATATTCCCTCAAGAGACCCTGATTGCCATTACTGTGCAATCGTTGTCCGCTTCGCTTCCGGATATGGCCATAAACGGCCTGGAACGGGTTGCCGCAGTTGTTTTACATGACCATCTTCGCACCGTCTGCTCCGTAAAAAGCAGGCTCAATCAGCTGCTGAATATCTGTGGCGCCTCACCATTCCTGACCAACACCCTCTGTCGTGACCCCTCATATTTCGAAAACCTTTTTATCGGCAAACGGATCGATCGTCCCCGTCAGCCAGGGGAGCTACTTGCTACGCTTAAGGGTATGGTCGGCGATTCTGCTGATTATCCGGCCTTGCTGCCATTACTCCGCCGTTTCAAGTATGCCGAGGTGCTCAGGATCGCCGGTCGTGACCTGTCAGGGCTGGCACCGTTGGAAGAGGTCACCCTGGAGCTGACTCAGCTTGCTGAAGCCACTCTCAGTGTAGCGCACGATGTGGCCAGGAGATCGCTGGTTGCAGAACATGGCGAGCCACTCATGGAAACCGCCCAGGGAAAGGTCTCTGCAGAGTTGACCATCCTCGGCATGGGGAAATTGGGCGGCCAGGAGCTTAATTTTTCATCCGACATCGATATCATCTGCCTGTACTCTTCTGACAGTGGGGAAACTGAAGGCATTGACGATGGCAATGGCGGCCGGAGCGGGGTCATTTCCCTCCATGCCTTTTTTGTCAAGCAGTCGGAGATGATTGCAAAGGCCATATCGCATGTTACTGACGACGGTTTTGTCTTTCGCGTGGACCTGGGGCTCAGGCCGGAAGGTAAGGGGGGAGACCTGGCGATTTCTCTCCGTTCAGCCGAAGTCTACTACGAGCTGTGGGGGCAGTCGTGGGAGCGCTCGGCAATGTTGAAGGCGCGACCGGTGGCCGGGTCTCTGGAGCTCGGCGAGAAGTTCCTGAATGCGATCGAACCTTTCATCTATCGCAAGTACCTTGATTACAACCTGATCGAGGACATGATGGGGATGAAGAAGAAGATTGATGCTTCGCTTGCTCGTGAACGGGAAGGCGAGTACAACATCAAGCTCGGCCGCGGTGGGATTCGCGAGATCGAGTTCTTCATTCAGGCGCTGCAGCTTGTTTATGCCGGGAAAAACAAGGCACTGCGTGAACGCAACTCGTTGAAGGCGCTTGATGTCCTGAGAAATGCCAGGATCATCAGAGATGACGACCACCATGACCTCTGCGAGGCTTACCGGTTTCTGAGGACTGTTGAGCATCGCATTCAGGTGGTTCAGGAACGGCAGACCCACAGTCTGCCTCGTAAGGATGACGAGTACGCGGCGCTGGCCAGGAGATGCGGTTTTCTTCGATCGAATGGAGTTGAACGGTTTCGCCAGACGCTTGAAAGCCACAGGGGTAATGTCTCAGCCATATACGGCGGGCTTTTCCTTGAGCGCGACCAAAAACTGCACGAAGAAGTCAGCCCTGAAGTTTACACCTTCTTTGACCATCGCGCTGACTCTGATCTGATTAAGGACATGCTTGCGGAGCGCCGTTTCGAGAGTGTGGACACTGCTTACAACAACCTGCTGATATTGCGTGACGGGCCGTTACGGGCCAACCTGACCGAAAGGGCTCGCCGAATACTCGAAAAGATCGCGCCCCTGCTTCTCCAGGAGATCTTTGCTTCCCCTGATCCGGACATGGCCTTGTCAAACCTGGAGCGGTTTCTCTCAGCCGTTGGCTCTCGATCGACATTTTACGCCCTCCTGGCTGAGAATCGCCAAGTGCTGAAGCTCCTGGTTTCACTCTTCGGGGTTTCCGAATTCCTTTCAAAGATTTTCATCGGTCATCCGGAAATCCTTGACAGCATGGTGGCAAAGACCTATGCGTCGGCATTAAAAGAGCCGGATTTCATGAAAGAGGAACTGACCTCTCTTCTTGATAAGGCGGTTGATTTTGAAGAGAGTCTTGACATCATCAGGCGCTACCGACATGAGGAGTTTCTTCGGATCGGGATGAACGACATCTACGGGAAGTTCGGTCAAACCGAAATTGCCACTCAGCTGACAAACCTTGCAGAGGTTTGTCTGGCAGCAGCCTTCGATCTTGCCCAAAAGGAGCTTACCCGTTTCGGTAACCCTCAATATACGGATGTCAACGGCACCAGTGTCCCGGCATCATTTGCCATACTGGCCATGGGTAAGATGGGTGGCCGAGAGCTGAATTACCATTCTGATCTTGATATCATCTACATCTATGATCATCAGGGGTACACCGACGGCGAAAAACAGATAAGCAATCACGAGTATTTTGCAAAGCTCGGCCAGAAGATCATCATGATTCTCACCACTCAGACCAGGGAAGGGTATGTCTACAAGATCGACACCCGTCTCCGACCATCAGGTAATGCCGGCCCGCTGGTAACCTCATTGGAGTCATTTCGGGATTACCATCGCCGGGAATCCCAGGTGTGGGAACGGCAGGCGTTGACCAAATCGCGGGTTGTGCTTGGCGATGAACTGCTTGCTGATTCGATCGACGAAGTGGTGAGGCAGTCAGTCTATGGCAGTGGGATCGAGGGGTCGGTTCGCCAGGAGATCCATCGTCTCAGGATGCGGATGGAAAACGAGATTGCCCGTGAGAGCGAGGGTAATTACAATATCAAGACCGGTCGTGGCGGCATGGTGGATGTGGAATTCATTGTCCAGTACCTGCAACTGGGCCACGGCCACACCATCCCGGATATACGAAATACCAATACCCTGGTGTCGTTGAAGGCTTTAAGGGCGAATGGCGTTCTTTCACCGGAGGATGGGGAATCGCTGATTGATGGTTATAAGTTTCTCCGCCGCCTTGAAAACAGGCTTAGAATCATTCACGATTATTCTATGAATGATCTAGGAGGTTCAAAAAGTTACCTGAATAAGCTTGCCTTGCGTCTCGGCTATGACCCGAAGTTGAAAAACCCTGGTGAGGCCTTAATGAAGGAATACGAGCTGGTGACAGACTCTGTTCGGGAAGTATATGCCAGGATTCTGGGTGACGAGTGA
- a CDS encoding endonuclease III domain-containing protein: protein MTERLLDIYARLYRHFGPCNWWPADSPFEVCVGAILTQNTNWGNVEKAVANLKRGGVLSPDGLKGVSLVALAEMIRPAGYFNVKSRRLKSFVDWLWDRYDGSIDRMSSVPLDAIRDELLAVHGVGRETCDSILLYAGNYPTFVVDAYTGRLFSRLGVIDGTADYETTRTLFMTHLQADVALYNEFHALIVLQCKEFCRKKPVCGDCILKEICGTTALQKN from the coding sequence TTGACAGAACGGCTCCTTGACATATATGCCAGGCTCTACCGTCATTTCGGGCCGTGTAACTGGTGGCCGGCTGACTCTCCATTTGAGGTTTGTGTGGGTGCCATACTCACCCAGAACACCAATTGGGGGAATGTTGAAAAGGCCGTGGCAAATCTGAAAAGAGGAGGGGTGCTTTCCCCCGATGGTTTGAAGGGGGTCTCATTGGTCGCGCTGGCAGAGATGATCCGTCCTGCCGGTTATTTCAATGTCAAGAGCCGACGGTTAAAGTCTTTTGTGGATTGGCTGTGGGATCGGTACGATGGCAGTATTGACCGAATGTCTTCTGTCCCGCTGGATGCTATCCGTGATGAATTGCTGGCGGTACATGGGGTCGGTCGCGAGACCTGCGATTCGATACTGCTCTATGCCGGCAACTATCCGACTTTTGTGGTTGATGCCTATACTGGGAGGCTTTTTTCCCGGCTTGGGGTTATCGACGGCACGGCTGATTACGAGACCACCCGTACGCTTTTTATGACACATCTGCAAGCCGATGTTGCGCTTTATAATGAGTTTCACGCCCTCATTGTCTTACAATGCAAGGAATTCTGCAGGAAAAAGCCGGTTTGCGGAGACTGCATCTTGAAAGAGATTTGCGGAACAACTGCATTGCAGAAGAATTGA
- a CDS encoding diguanylate cyclase, with amino-acid sequence MSVKMLIIDDSDKVREQIIQTLQSVSFCDHYLQARDGLEGFKILIDNPTIDLILCDLEMPRMDGFKFITMVRSRDDLKNIPVIILTARETRELKIKGLEQGASDYVTKPFDPGELVARVKVQLKLKLLQDELKRSNEMLKELSNTDPLTQLFNRRYMMEVLDREIQRTARKGSPISILLMDIDHFKKVNDTYGHQLGDIVLVNIANVIKKHLRTYDVAARYGGEEFVAILPETPLDEAITVAERIRAATQQSSFSNKLQTLKITISIGVATFPMPGLDSVDDLIRIADEGLYRAKSEGRNRVITLQQVTH; translated from the coding sequence ATGTCAGTAAAAATGCTGATAATCGACGATTCCGATAAAGTAAGGGAACAGATCATTCAGACCCTGCAATCGGTATCTTTCTGCGATCATTACCTGCAGGCGCGGGATGGCCTGGAAGGTTTTAAAATTCTGATCGACAATCCGACCATCGATCTGATTCTTTGCGATCTGGAAATGCCACGCATGGACGGTTTCAAGTTCATCACCATGGTAAGATCGCGTGATGACCTGAAAAATATCCCTGTAATAATCCTAACCGCACGTGAGACTCGTGAACTAAAGATAAAGGGGCTTGAGCAAGGCGCAAGCGATTATGTCACCAAACCGTTTGATCCAGGGGAGTTGGTTGCCCGGGTTAAGGTGCAGCTAAAGCTCAAACTGCTGCAGGATGAACTCAAACGTTCCAATGAAATGCTCAAAGAGCTGTCCAACACTGACCCACTCACGCAACTTTTCAACCGACGCTACATGATGGAAGTTCTCGACCGGGAGATCCAACGGACCGCCCGTAAAGGGTCACCAATCTCCATTCTCCTCATGGATATTGACCATTTCAAGAAAGTGAACGATACCTATGGCCATCAACTCGGCGATATCGTCCTGGTGAATATTGCGAATGTGATCAAGAAACACCTGAGGACTTATGACGTAGCTGCTCGTTACGGTGGGGAGGAGTTCGTGGCAATCCTTCCGGAAACCCCTCTGGACGAAGCGATCACGGTTGCAGAGAGAATCCGTGCCGCTACTCAACAGTCAAGCTTTTCCAACAAGCTTCAGACGCTGAAGATTACTATCAGCATTGGGGTGGCAACCTTCCCGATGCCGGGACTCGACTCTGTGGATGACCTGATCAGAATAGCGGACGAGGGTTTGTACCGGGCGAAATCGGAAGGGCGCAACCGGGTTATTACCCTGCAGCAGGTAACTCACTGA
- a CDS encoding NUDIX hydrolase, producing the protein MPLFLKRGELHLLLTKRSAQLNHHAGEISFPGGVCNPEEHSRDAALRETWEEVGIDPANVDILGPLDDVYSIHHYNVSPYVGFISDQFPLKLNRSEIDKVIEVPLTHLMDPFFFRIEEWGWQGRNYPVYFFRFNGDDIWGMTAEIVKNFLDVVFERGQ; encoded by the coding sequence GTGCCCCTGTTTCTCAAAAGAGGAGAGCTGCACCTCCTGCTAACCAAAAGGTCGGCACAGCTCAATCACCACGCAGGTGAAATATCTTTTCCAGGAGGAGTGTGCAACCCAGAAGAGCACTCCAGAGATGCGGCTTTGCGGGAGACATGGGAAGAGGTTGGCATAGATCCGGCAAATGTGGACATCCTTGGACCGCTGGACGATGTTTATTCGATCCACCACTACAATGTGTCGCCATACGTCGGTTTCATTTCCGATCAGTTCCCCTTAAAGTTAAACCGGTCTGAGATCGATAAGGTAATTGAGGTGCCGCTAACGCACCTAATGGACCCTTTTTTCTTTAGAATTGAAGAATGGGGGTGGCAAGGTAGAAACTATCCGGTATACTTTTTCAGATTCAATGGCGATGACATCTGGGGGATGACCGCAGAAATCGTGAAGAACTTTCTAGATGTTGTTTTTGAGAGGGGCCAATAG